The window CGGGTCttaaactagtatatatatatatatatatatatatatatatatatatatatatatatatatatataaaagttgatAGCATGTACCAGCATAAGTTATTTTGTTTTGTAGTATTTAAATAGCATGTAATTAATCATTAAAAATATGTCATTATTAGTCTTTATATTCAATTAATAATTAAGTATTTTGTAAGCATGTTCCAACATCTTTAACACACATATCCCAATCGATTCTGATAGTCAACGATAATTTTAAGTATACAACTAAGTTCTATTATATTAAATTTCAAAACATACACTGTTTATGAGAAAACCTACTATGTCGTATTCAGAAAAAGCGGGTTTGAGATTCAAGAACTCTGAGACATTAAATTCAGCTCAAAACAGAACTTTCTTTACCCTTCAACTGAGATAATTGATATACAAGTTGCCAATCCATCCTCATAATGTCGAAAGCAAATAATTGTTAAATAGTAATATCAAGTCAAATAATTGTAAGTAGTTGCCACTCTTATACTTGAACAACATCATACTATGTAAGTTGGAGAAATTGAAGGTACCTTGAAACCGTGAAATCAATAGCAAATAGTGGGATTCTTCTTATTGATTTTTCTTATTGATACTAACGTAAGAACATACATTAGATAGATAGATAGCACATGACATGATTTTACCAAACTGGAATGTGAAGGTCCTTTGAATGAGAATTACAAACATTCATTCATTTAGTTTTAGTTATGGGCTGGATACGAACTAACAAACGATTTTCAAATTCAGGAAATGGGATTCTTTTGAAGGGTTCGTCCTTGTTAACAAGCTCCAACTTAAATTCTCTTACCAAGTGATGAATCATGACTAAACTTTCCATCTTTACAAACTCAATACCAGGACATATTCTTGGCCCAGATCCAAAAGGCACGTAGCTGAAAGCTGGTAATGATGGTGCGTGTTTCTCAAAACGGCCTGGATCAATCTTGGGCGGGTTTTGGAAGATGCTTTCATCCATATGTGTCATGGATGGAGTTAACATCACCTGAAAAGCAAATTAAATGTTTTGATATAGTATCCTTTATTTATAGTAACTAATtaagtttttaaaattttttttttttttcaaaatggtaGACATACAACCTAATTTACAAACCCTTTAATTTGGCCCATATCTAAGAAAATATTTGTCTCGTGATGttcgaaaaaataaataaataaataaataaataaataaaagggttACGTAGCTAGGCGTAAAACCGTTTGGCAAATATCTAATTCattagtgtatatattaatttaggTCATAATTTATACGAGAAATCGATATACCTGCCATCCTTTTGGAATTATATATCCTCCATATTCTATATCTTCTAAAGCTCGTCGAAAGGTGACATTCACGGGAGTGTATACTCTTAATATCTCGGATGCTACTTTCCATGTATACTTCATCTTTATGATATCTTCCCATGTCAAAGCTTCTCCTGTTGACTTACTCTTGGCAATTTCTTCATGTTCTGCGTATGTAAATTTAGTTCGTTGAATTAGTTAAAGTACGTGCGTGTGACAGTTATTTATAATCTGAATATTCCAATGCGTGTATACGTacaatattatttcaagatatataaaataaatcaccTTTAAATACACTAGAGTAGATGGATTCATTGGTAGCCAAAATCCTGATCAAGAAGGTAAGAAGAACAGCTGTAGTTCCATATCCAGCAAACATCAAGGCGATGCTGTTATCGACGATCTCCTCTGTAGACATCGTTGAGCCATTATTGTCATCACATACGCTAAGCAACGAAGTGATTAGGTCTGTTTGTGCATTTTCAAGTCCCTGCTGCTTTTGTTCTGCGAGTATCATTTTTTTCTCGTTCATAAGATCTACCACTATGGGTAGCAGTTTTTCTCTTGCTTTGATCCCGCGGTAAAATTGAGTGAAGGGCAAATTGATTGGAACACTTAACAAACTTTCCATCATTTCGTGAAGATGTGGTTGAAATTTCTCTCTTCTGGCTCCTCTTTCTATCCCAAAAAGAAGCGTGCAACTTGAGTTGAAGCTTAAGATCTTCATCAAGGATTGCGCCTACGTCAATCAATCAATGTAATCATTAAGTCAAAcaatgatataaatatatatatttgcaacTTGATTGAATATAATTGAATAAATTTGATCAGCTAGCATCATTatcaataatttatatttatttaattcataTAGGGGACGATCCATCAAGTCTAAACGGTATTTATTAAGTAAATCAAATCGACTAAATATAGTCATCTACAAATTTATACAgatctactatatataataatacgtACTTTCCAATAAATATTCAAATTCCTAACATTAATTAGACCCGAAACTTGATTGATGATGATTAATATAGAAAAAGTATATTGGTAGTACTTACATGGACCTCATGTTTACCATGCCAATGCGTTCGGAAGTGGTATTGGATTTCTTCTTCTATTTTAGCCACACTTTGTTTCAAAATATCAACCCTTAAAAATGGAATAACAGCCGTTCTAATTCGTTTGTGTTCATCTCCATGTAACTCTAATATATTTCTTTCACCGAACAACCTACTGACTGACGGTGGATGTGCGTTCGCAAGTTCATTTCCGTCACAAGTACTATAAATGAACTTATTAGCAGCTGGACCATGTAAAACAACCGTTGGGTATCCAAACAGATTGGCTTTCGACACCGGACCATATTTTCGTATTCTTTCTTTAAACCATTCATCGATTTTATCATATTTCAAAGCCTTTATAACCTCTAGGCTTTGCCCTATAAAAGGCAGTCCCATTGAACCCGGGGGTACTCGACctgttgaccttttatttttcttaAAGCCAAAAACAAACAAAAtagaaaacaaaaataaaataaacagcAATATCAAAATCCTGGCTTCcattgctacaaaacaatacaaagAACAATTCAACACACAAAGACTACGGAAATCACTACAAAAAATTAAGACTACCAGGTCATGATGGAAAGAATCACTACTTGATGTATTCTTTATATAGAAGCCAACTAACTTTCTTAAGATTATTTAGTCCTTCAATATCTTCACGTGTACGCTACCAGCCCTTCAACTTCTACTAACGCAAATAATTGATCATTTAATTATTCCAATCTTATGACCGTACTAAACAACTTACGGATGTTGGATTTAAATTATAAAACATGAGGTTTAGAGCTAAATTGAACTTCGGGTAGGTTTAAAACTCATggtaatttgattctaccattttcatggtgttTGAATTATTTATTTTTATCTACTTATTGACCGGAtgtccattcggaagcaatctctctatccatagaacaaTGAGAGGgtagactttctctactcttggggtgtttcactctgagtagcgaaatgacttctctttattataGGATAGGGAAAGGATTATGTACATCTTACTTCCCTtcatacttgttgtttgttgttgttgttgttattgttgttgttgttgttgttgtcgtcgttGTCGTcgtttttgttgtttttgttgttgtacaGATACATAGTTTATTCCTTAAAAACACATAATATCGTTTATGTGCACAATCAATTAAACTGaacataaatttagcaaaatacgTCCATATTAAATTTCAAAGCAACCGATGTCGTTTTCTCACGGACTGTTAGATTAAtggttagaatttttttttttttttttacatcagtTTGGGATCATCCTAGGGAGACTTAACCAACCtcgcgttcatctcccgtagttgcatatcccgcccccaactactgccttagaggaaacccggaccaatctGAGGGCATGACCGATAAACCCCCCTTCCATCTGCCCTCGCACTAAGTGAAAGGCGAAGGCGACCTGGGTGGATACTTCTggtcagggataacattgagtgcaatctTGCAGCCAAgcagagtcgaactcctgacctctcgctaagagcgGCATGCCACTACCAACTGAGCTACAAGTTAGATTTACACCACGAGGCCTACATCAAACCGACACTAACAAAAGTTAACAACAATTATTCCAATTTGATTCTCATATAATACATAAACGGCTACA of the Rutidosis leptorrhynchoides isolate AG116_Rl617_1_P2 chromosome 5, CSIRO_AGI_Rlap_v1, whole genome shotgun sequence genome contains:
- the LOC139850542 gene encoding taxane 10-beta-hydroxylase-like — its product is MEARILILLFILFLFSILFVFGFKKNKRSTGRVPPGSMGLPFIGQSLEVIKALKYDKIDEWFKERIRKYGPVSKANLFGYPTVVLHGPAANKFIYSTCDGNELANAHPPSVSRLFGERNILELHGDEHKRIRTAVIPFLRVDILKQSVAKIEEEIQYHFRTHWHGKHEVHAQSLMKILSFNSSCTLLFGIERGARREKFQPHLHEMMESLLSVPINLPFTQFYRGIKAREKLLPIVVDLMNEKKMILAEQKQQGLENAQTDLITSLLSVCDDNNGSTMSTEEIVDNSIALMFAGYGTTAVLLTFLIRILATNESIYSSVFKEHEEIAKSKSTGEALTWEDIIKMKYTWKVASEILRVYTPVNVTFRRALEDIEYGGYIIPKGWQVMLTPSMTHMDESIFQNPPKIDPGRFEKHAPSLPAFSYVPFGSGPRICPGIEFVKMESLVMIHHLVREFKLELVNKDEPFKRIPFPEFENRLLVRIQPITKTK